One Nostoc punctiforme PCC 73102 DNA window includes the following coding sequences:
- a CDS encoding Dps family protein — MRAINIGLTEEQRQGVINLLNKDLADAYLLLVKTKKYHWDVVGPQFRSLHQLWEEHYEKLTLNIDALAERVRALGGYPVGTMEGFLKIASLKEHAGNVPTATGMVANLVEDHEQVIRNLRDHVDQSGDEFHDQGTADFLTGLMEEHEEMAWMLRSFIEGEALGPDGRQPAEGAKTPVGV, encoded by the coding sequence ATGCGTGCGATAAACATTGGGTTGACAGAAGAACAGCGTCAAGGTGTAATTAATCTGTTAAATAAAGATTTGGCAGATGCCTATCTACTGTTGGTGAAAACCAAAAAGTATCACTGGGATGTCGTTGGCCCTCAGTTCCGCTCTTTGCACCAGCTTTGGGAAGAACACTACGAAAAGCTGACTCTAAATATTGATGCTTTGGCAGAGCGAGTTCGTGCTTTGGGTGGTTATCCAGTTGGCACAATGGAAGGATTTCTTAAGATTGCTAGCCTCAAGGAACATGCTGGTAATGTTCCCACAGCAACAGGGATGGTAGCTAATCTAGTGGAAGACCACGAACAGGTTATTCGTAACTTAAGAGACCATGTAGATCAGTCTGGTGATGAGTTCCACGATCAGGGAACTGCTGACTTTCTGACTGGACTTATGGAAGAGCATGAGGAAATGGCTTGGATGCTGCGTTCATTTATTGAAGGCGAAGCACTGGGGCCAGATGGTAGACAGCCAGCAGAAGGGGCTAAGACTCCTGTGGGTGTGTAG